The proteins below are encoded in one region of Anaerolineales bacterium:
- a CDS encoding RNA 2',3'-cyclic phosphodiesterase, producing MAGVIRAFIAIDLSTDIQYRLDEVMVNFKSLLPHSAVRWVPSANIHLTLKFLGDVSLSNLTILTDMLQTEISGHHQFDISVGGAGAFPNNRQPRVIWVGVEAPAELAAIQNGIETTTSRLGYAREDRAFSPHLTLGRVSRNATSQDAKMIAKVLETTRVGFLGATCVEKVHLYRSDLQPSGAVYTHIFSASLIK from the coding sequence ATGGCAGGAGTCATCCGCGCATTTATAGCCATTGACTTATCGACTGATATCCAATACCGATTAGATGAAGTAATGGTGAATTTTAAAAGCCTTTTACCTCACAGCGCGGTCCGCTGGGTACCGTCTGCCAACATCCACCTTACTCTAAAATTCCTGGGGGATGTGTCTTTGTCTAACTTAACGATCCTCACCGACATGCTCCAGACAGAAATATCTGGACATCACCAATTTGATATCAGCGTTGGTGGCGCAGGAGCATTCCCGAATAACCGCCAGCCGCGCGTTATCTGGGTGGGGGTCGAAGCTCCTGCAGAGCTAGCAGCTATCCAGAATGGAATTGAAACCACCACCAGCCGGTTGGGGTATGCCAGGGAAGATCGGGCTTTTTCGCCTCATCTGACCCTGGGCAGAGTATCACGGAACGCAACTTCCCAGGATGCAAAGATGATCGCAAAAGTATTGGAAACTACCAGGGTAGGTTTCCTTGGAGCTACCTGCGTTGAAAAGGTGCATCTTTACCGGAGTGACCTGCAGCCATCTGGCGCAGTTTATACTCATATTTTCTCTGCTTCCTTGATAAAATAA
- the rsfS gene encoding ribosome silencing factor, giving the protein MVNQLEEKKGENLVLIDIKNLAVFADYFIICSGTSDRMIGALASSVSEFIHTKYQLPVHTEGEPREGWVLIDAGEIIIHVFSPEQRNYYKLEDLWSHGKVLLHLQ; this is encoded by the coding sequence ATCGTTAATCAGTTAGAGGAAAAAAAAGGCGAAAATCTGGTATTGATCGATATTAAGAACCTGGCAGTATTTGCCGATTACTTCATTATCTGCTCAGGCACAAGCGACCGCATGATAGGGGCTCTGGCAAGCTCAGTGTCTGAGTTCATCCACACCAAATACCAATTGCCTGTACACACTGAAGGTGAACCACGCGAGGGCTGGGTCTTGATTGATGCAGGGGAAATTATTATTCATGTCTTCTCACCTGAGCAGAGAAATTACTATAAATTAGAAGACCTGTGGTCGCACGGAAAAGTCCTGCTACATTTGCAATAA
- a CDS encoding ATP:cob(I)alamin adenosyltransferase → MTKFYTKKGDDGYTGLLGEGRVPKCDLRIETVGEVDEANAAIAVARTLSTTQEAASIFLTVQKDLYHVMSEIAASPENAVRFRTINHEKVDWLEEQIELITSMVSIPDEFIIPGDSKAGAAIDLARTVVRRAERHIARLVIAEELENREIQRYMNRLSSLCFILELYENQASGASAPTLAKK, encoded by the coding sequence ATGACAAAATTTTACACCAAAAAAGGCGATGATGGCTATACTGGCTTACTTGGCGAGGGACGGGTTCCCAAGTGTGACCTGCGTATTGAGACTGTTGGTGAAGTGGATGAGGCCAACGCAGCTATCGCAGTAGCCCGCACACTCAGTACAACCCAGGAAGCAGCCTCCATATTTTTGACTGTCCAAAAAGATTTATATCATGTGATGTCAGAGATCGCGGCATCCCCTGAGAATGCCGTTCGCTTCCGAACAATCAACCACGAGAAGGTTGACTGGCTGGAAGAGCAAATCGAATTGATTACTTCCATGGTTTCTATTCCGGACGAATTTATCATCCCTGGTGATTCCAAGGCAGGGGCAGCCATCGATCTTGCCCGCACGGTCGTCAGGCGCGCTGAACGGCATATCGCCCGTTTGGTGATTGCAGAAGAACTAGAAAATAGAGAGATCCAGCGATACATGAACCGCTTGTCTTCCTTATGTTTTATCCTCGAGCTCTATGAAAATCAAGCTTCAGGAGCTTCAGCCCCTACTTTAGCAAAGAAATAA
- a CDS encoding co-chaperone YbbN has protein sequence MTSDFIKTVNEADFEYEVVAYSNQVPVIVDFWADWCRPCKTLTPLLEKLAQEAQGAYRLAKVNVDDNPNLALRFNVRSIPNVKAFRDGHVVSEFLGLQPEPRIRDFIRNLAPSQIDLLLEKGQSQLESMSWNEAGNSFRQFLEKSPDNPAGLLGLFKACLMQGAYSEAKRLMDHFSASPEFARLELLKPLYHALADDTIHVQDSDDPLNAAYNNAIQLIKRGFLPAAMDGLIDILRQDKHYHDDASRVILLGLFEVLSDNHSLTQQYRRELAMVLF, from the coding sequence ATGACATCAGATTTCATAAAAACTGTAAACGAAGCAGATTTTGAATACGAAGTGGTTGCTTACTCCAACCAGGTCCCTGTGATCGTTGATTTCTGGGCTGACTGGTGCCGCCCATGTAAGACGCTCACTCCGCTGCTCGAAAAACTGGCCCAGGAAGCTCAAGGTGCTTATCGATTGGCAAAGGTGAATGTGGATGATAACCCCAACCTGGCATTACGCTTTAACGTGAGGAGCATCCCGAACGTCAAGGCATTTCGTGACGGGCATGTTGTCTCCGAGTTTCTGGGGTTACAGCCAGAGCCACGCATCCGCGATTTCATCCGCAATCTGGCCCCGAGCCAGATCGACTTGCTATTGGAAAAAGGCCAGAGCCAGCTGGAATCGATGAGCTGGAATGAAGCCGGAAACTCTTTTCGCCAGTTCCTGGAAAAATCCCCCGACAATCCGGCAGGCCTCCTGGGATTGTTTAAGGCATGCTTGATGCAAGGCGCATATTCAGAGGCAAAGCGGTTGATGGACCATTTTTCAGCCAGCCCGGAATTTGCCCGCTTGGAGCTGCTCAAACCGCTCTACCATGCATTGGCAGATGACACCATCCATGTCCAGGACAGTGATGATCCACTCAATGCAGCCTACAATAACGCAATTCAATTAATTAAAAGGGGATTCTTACCGGCTGCCATGGATGGGCTGATCGACATCCTCCGCCAAGACAAGCACTACCACGATGACGCATCCAGGGTGATTCTGTTGGGGTTATTTGAAGTGTTAAGTGATAACCACTCCCTCACACAACAGTATCGTCGTGAGTTGGCGATGGTCCTGTTCTAA